A single genomic interval of Zingiber officinale cultivar Zhangliang chromosome 4A, Zo_v1.1, whole genome shotgun sequence harbors:
- the LOC121971033 gene encoding scarecrow-like protein 8: protein MATGFPGRELGFGLHGPLPEAGSGRLLKRPISEMERLLLQQQQQQLQHALFLRSVKQRRLLGSSVSSHLSAPAPQDHILGSLASLASSNLMDSRFLGRPEMSSMETRPSAALRDGLQELERRLLLDDDEEEESVSASASAVTTEEWSEAMRQIVAAPVSLPAVQGPNHLSPSPTDSSSSTVSSSASSSPPSSFAVPAGAALRQMLLDTAAAIADGKLETATGNLSVLKRAANYRGDAEQRLTAVMVTVLFARLNPAPPAGSSPPLAEISGAEHFAASQMLYEVSPCFKLGLTAANLAILEATKDRPKIHILDFEIGHGGQYVALLHALADRHRLRPAVRTPALRITAVADPASPITNNETGGTIRAVGDRIEKLAQRHCLHVRFDVVHLRAAELDAASLGCEPDETLAVNLAFALARVPDESVSPANPRDELLRRVRALRPRVVTLVEQEINTNTAAFAGRFAAACAHYGAFLESLAATASLDSGDRARVEAGLVRRAVNAVAREGGDRLERCEVFGKWRARMGMAGFESAQLGPAAVDAVKTRLDAIRPNPGFTVEEAPGRLGFGWKGRVLTVTSTWR from the coding sequence ATGGCGACTGGTTTTCCTGGCCGTGAACTTGGATTTGGCCTGCATGGGCCGCTGCCGGAGGCCGGGAGCGGGCGCCTGCTAAAGCGGCCGATCTCGGAGATGGAGAGGCTGCtgctgcagcagcagcagcagcagttgCAGCATGCGCTGTTCCTTCGGTCGGTGAAGCAGAGGAGGCTTCTCGGTTCCTCGGTTTCTTCGCATCTCTCCGCGCCTGCGCCTCAAGATCACATTTTGGGATCGTTGGCGTCTTTGGCTTCGTCGAATTTGATGGATTCCAGGTTCCTTGGCCGACCGGAGATGTCGTCGATGGAGACGAGGCCCTCCGCCGCGCTCCGTGACGGGCTTCAGGAACTCGAGCGGCGGCTTTTGTTGGACGACGACGAGGAGGAGGAATCGGTCAGCGCTTCCGCGTCCGCCGTTACAACAGAGGAGTGGAGCGAGGCGATGCGGCAGATCGTCGCTGCGCCGGTGTCTCTGCCGGCTGTGCAAGGACCTAACCATCTCTCGCCGTCGCCTACCGACTCATCCTCCTCCACTGTGTCGTCCTCCGCCTCGAGCTCGCCTCCCTCGTCCTTTGCTGTTCCTGCAGGAGCTGCCTTGCGGCAGATGCTTCTCGATACCGCAGCCGCTATTGCCGATGGGAAACTCGAGACGGCCACCGGGAACCTTTCCGTCCTGAAGCGCGCTGCGAATTACAGAGGCGACGCGGAGCAAAGGCTTACGGCCGTGATGGTCACCGTGCTCTTCGCCCGGTTGAATCCGGCGCCGCCGGCGGGGTCTTCTCCCCCACTCGCTGAAATCAGTGGAGCAGAACACTTCGCAGCCTCGCAGATGCTCTACGAGGTCTCCCCTTGCTTCAAGCTCGGCCTCACGGCCGCCAATTTGGCGATCTTGGAGGCCACCAAGGACCGCCCCAAAATTCACATCCTCGATTTCGAGATCGGTCACGGCGGCCAGTACGTCGCCCTTCTCCACGCCCTCGCCGATCGCCACCGCCTCCGCCCCGCTGTGCGTACCCCTGCACTCCGGATCACCGCCGTCGCCGACCCCGCCTCTCCAATCACCAACAACGAGACTGGCGGAACCATTAGGGCCGTCGGTGACCGCATCGAGAAGCTCGCCCAGCGCCACTGCCTCCACGTCCGCTTCGACGTCGTCCACCTCCGCGCGGCCGAGCTGGACGCCGCTTCGCTGGGCTGCGAACCCGACGAAACCCTAGCCGTCAATCTGGCCTTCGCCCTCGCGCGAGTCCCTGACGAGAGCGTCTCCCCCGCCAACCCCCGCGACGAGCTTCTCCGCCGCGTCCGCGCCCTCCGCCCGCGCGTGGTCACGCTGGTCGAGCAGGAGATCAACACCAACACCGCCGCCTTCGCCGGCCGCTTCGCCGCCGCATGCGCCCACTACGGCGCCTTCCTGGAGTCGCTGGCCGCCACCGCCAGCCTCGACAGCGGCGACCGAGCGCGCGTCGAGGCCGGCCTCGTGCGGCGCGCGGTGAACGCCGTGGCGAGGGAGGGCGGCGACCGGTTGGAGCGGTGCGAGGTGTTCGGCAAGTGGAGGGCGCGGATGGGGATGGCCGGATTCGAGTCGGCCCAACTCGGCCCGGCAGCGGTCGACGCCGTCAAAACCCGGCTCGACGCTATCCGACCGAACCCCGGTTTCACGGTCGAGGAAGCGCCGGGCC